A section of the Phaseolus vulgaris cultivar G19833 chromosome 8, P. vulgaris v2.0, whole genome shotgun sequence genome encodes:
- the LOC137825955 gene encoding uncharacterized protein isoform X1 codes for MGPCQTLEQLYKGWPIPSLPLSSRFEFGDSEKKNKIVMQETVKVGESMEKINISPFEVALIVDDYLCANNLFQTRATFRMEASSLFAASPLIQLSNTSADYNLDKILADYICLRRQKIILDQEMCAITQEKYRVQKLLDDMHNAVNTYNVFLSPIPMNVSSGVCTATTAHVQNTCNVLSQQSTKRKNSEAEPTIAKRPRGRPPGKKNQFRALNTLPLSRTQPQSTNSSILETQTTKQFFQPAVTTCNEDVVSHCQNSKVMVDPEKEITYKDSLHISPINSDTNKQYIASPIPQSLENSIPNEVSTLHKETQNHQSDMNLSSIDFDVDYWTNFSFEDKKFLDDLFSDYQPPSTHSEGNA; via the exons ATGGGACCGTGTCAG ACGCTAGAACAGCTATACAAGGGTTGGCCGATCCCCTCCCTTCCACTCTCATCAAGGTTTGAATTTGGTGACTCTGAGAAGAAGAACAAGATTGTAATGCAAGAAACAGTGAAAGTGGGAGAATCCATGGAAAAGATTAATATTTCCCCTTTTGAAGTTGCATTGATAGTAGATGACTACCTCTGCGCCAACAACTTATTCCAAACACGAGCCACCTTCCGCATGGAGGCCTCCTCCCTCTTCGCCGCTTCGCCACTCATTCAG CTATCCAACACTTCCGCTGATTATAATTTGGACAAAATTCTCGCTGATTATATATGTTTGAGAAGACAAAAGATAATCTTGGATCAGGAAATGTGTGCGATCACTCAAGAAAAATATAGAGTTCAGAAGTTGTTGGATGACATGCACAATGCTGTCAATACTTACAATGTCTTTCTTAGCCCAATCCCAATGAATGTCTCTTCTG GTGTGTGTACTGCTACCACCGCCCATGTACAGAACACATGCAATGTACTGTCGCAGCAGTCTACCAAGAGAAAAAATAGTGAAGCTGAGCCTACAATTGCAAAACGACctcgtggcagaccacctgggaagaaaaatcaatttcgag CTCTAAACACGCTCCCATTGTCAAGGACTCAACCACAATCCACCAACTCATCAATTCTTGAAACACAGACAACCAAACAATTTTTTCAGCCTGCTGTTACAACATGTAATGAGGATGTTGTTTCTCATTGTCAAAACAGCAAAGTTATGGTTGATCCTGAAAAGGAAATTACTTATAAAGACAGCCTTCACATTTCTCCTATCAATTCAGATACTAACAAACAATACATTGCCTCTCCTATACCTCAAAGTTTGGAAAATTCAATACCAAATGAGGTTTCCACCCTTCACAAGGAAACACAGAACCACCAGTCAGACATGAATTTATCAAGCATTGATTTTGATGTGGATTATTGGACAAACTTCTCATTTGAAGACAAGAAATTTTTGGATGATCTTTTTTCTGATTATCAACCACCTTCAACTCATTCCGAGGGTAACGCATAG
- the LOC137825955 gene encoding uncharacterized protein isoform X2, protein MIFFSKEFQTADKVSDSTMQTLEQLYKGWPIPSLPLSSRFEFGDSEKKNKIVMQETVKVGESMEKINISPFEVALIVDDYLCANNLFQTRATFRMEASSLFAASPLIQLSNTSADYNLDKILADYICLRRQKIILDQEMCAITQEKYRVQKLLDDMHNAVNTYNVFLSPIPMNVSSGVCTATTAHVQNTCNVLSQQSTKRKNSEAEPTIAKRPRGRPPGKKNQFRALNTLPLSRTQPQSTNSSILETQTTKQFFQPAVTTCNEDVVSHCQNSKVMVDPEKEITYKDSLHISPINSDTNKQYIASPIPQSLENSIPNEVSTLHKETQNHQSDMNLSSIDFDVDYWTNFSFEDKKFLDDLFSDYQPPSTHSEGNA, encoded by the exons ATGATCTTCTTCTCCAAAGAGTTTCAAACAGCAGATAAAGTATCCGATTCAACGATGCAGACGCTAGAACAGCTATACAAGGGTTGGCCGATCCCCTCCCTTCCACTCTCATCAAGGTTTGAATTTGGTGACTCTGAGAAGAAGAACAAGATTGTAATGCAAGAAACAGTGAAAGTGGGAGAATCCATGGAAAAGATTAATATTTCCCCTTTTGAAGTTGCATTGATAGTAGATGACTACCTCTGCGCCAACAACTTATTCCAAACACGAGCCACCTTCCGCATGGAGGCCTCCTCCCTCTTCGCCGCTTCGCCACTCATTCAG CTATCCAACACTTCCGCTGATTATAATTTGGACAAAATTCTCGCTGATTATATATGTTTGAGAAGACAAAAGATAATCTTGGATCAGGAAATGTGTGCGATCACTCAAGAAAAATATAGAGTTCAGAAGTTGTTGGATGACATGCACAATGCTGTCAATACTTACAATGTCTTTCTTAGCCCAATCCCAATGAATGTCTCTTCTG GTGTGTGTACTGCTACCACCGCCCATGTACAGAACACATGCAATGTACTGTCGCAGCAGTCTACCAAGAGAAAAAATAGTGAAGCTGAGCCTACAATTGCAAAACGACctcgtggcagaccacctgggaagaaaaatcaatttcgag CTCTAAACACGCTCCCATTGTCAAGGACTCAACCACAATCCACCAACTCATCAATTCTTGAAACACAGACAACCAAACAATTTTTTCAGCCTGCTGTTACAACATGTAATGAGGATGTTGTTTCTCATTGTCAAAACAGCAAAGTTATGGTTGATCCTGAAAAGGAAATTACTTATAAAGACAGCCTTCACATTTCTCCTATCAATTCAGATACTAACAAACAATACATTGCCTCTCCTATACCTCAAAGTTTGGAAAATTCAATACCAAATGAGGTTTCCACCCTTCACAAGGAAACACAGAACCACCAGTCAGACATGAATTTATCAAGCATTGATTTTGATGTGGATTATTGGACAAACTTCTCATTTGAAGACAAGAAATTTTTGGATGATCTTTTTTCTGATTATCAACCACCTTCAACTCATTCCGAGGGTAACGCATAG
- the LOC137823779 gene encoding WRKY DNA-binding transcription factor 70-like isoform X2 encodes MDNLGVSTSRMKAIEELLRGRDSAKQLSSVINGSGENGSSANPKKLVKEVLMSFTKSLLLLNSDPTSESHDVSSVQVWDSLKQEDSQESNCKNSTVKSRRGCYKRRMEQLREMESEAPIDDGHQWRKYGQKEILNAKFPRNYYRCTHRDQGCSAKKQVQRVEEDPILYKTIYHGDHTCKSLENPQIILDPVSPSSSSMFLSFNSLENPVFNSSFPTPSKQECPFLSSSFTSSVKRECKEEVIPPSTSSNDYLISSDLTFDDSPRHVTLSSSTLDSEYKGVDISDVLYDSAQLDHVFEPFLQFR; translated from the exons ATGGACAACCTTGGCGTTTCTACGAGTCGTATGAAAGCAATTGAGGAGCTTCTCAGAGGCCGTGATTCTGCTAAACAACTCAGCAGTGTCATCAATGGTAGTGGTGAAAATGGGTCTTCAGCAAATCCTAAGAAACTCGTGAAGGAGGTGCTCATGTCCTTCACCAAGTCCCTCTTGCTCTTGAACAGCGACCCCACTTCTGAATCTCATGATGTCTCCAGTGTTCAAGTTTGGGACTCTCTCAAACAGGAGGACTCTCAAGAGAGCAATTGCAAGAATTCCACCGTTAAATCACGAAGAGGGTGTTACAAGAGAAG AATGGAACAATTAAGAGAGATGGAGTCAGAAGCTCCAATCGATGATGGCCACCAATGGAGGAAGTATGGTCAAAAGGAGATCCTGAATGCCAAATTCCCAAG GAACTACTATAGGTGCACTCACAGAGATCAGGGTTGCTCAGCAAAAAAGCAGGTGCAAAGAGTTGAGGAGGATCCAATCCTGTACAAGACCATCTACCATGGTGACCACACCTGCAAGAGCTTGGAAAACCCTCAGATTATACTTGACCCTGTgtctccttcatcttcttccatgTTCCTTAGCTTTAACAGCTTGGAAAACCCTGTGTTTAACAGCTCTTTTCCTACTCCATCCAAACAAGAGTGCCCCTTTCTCTCATCTTCTTTCACTTCATCTGTCAAAAGGGAGTGCAAGGAGGAGGTTATTCCTCCCTCAACTTCCTCCAATGATTACCTCATCTCTTCTGACCTCACCTTTGATGATTCACCCAGGCATGTCACTCTATCATCATCAACACTTGACTCAGAGTACAAGGGTGTGGACATTTCAGATGTCCTCTATGATTCTGCACAACTTGATCATGTCTTTGAACCCTTCCTTCAATTTAGATAA
- the LOC137826666 gene encoding uncharacterized protein: protein MRVDLCLDTIFIPFSLFITVTYHVYLCHTIKNNPSRTTYGIDKLKRTTWSLNLNQGDSGKAMLTVQSLRNTLMSTILTASITILINLGLAALSNNTYNASHLFSSGFFGSKSDEIFVLKYGSTSLCLVMSFLFSSMAIGFLIDANFLMNAYGEFLSGGYTETILERGFTLALVGSRVLCVAVPLMLWMLGPVPVLVASLLLVFVLHELDFVCKFPHKHNKCIVAK, encoded by the exons ATGAGAGTGGATCTTTGTTTGGACACCATTTTCATCCCTTTCAGTCTTTTCATTACAGTCACTTACCATGTCTATCTTTGCCACACCATCAAAAACAATCCTTCACGCACAACTTATGGAATCGACAAGCTCAAAAGAACAACTTGGAGTCTTAACTTGAATCAG GGTGATTCCGGCAAAGCTATGTTGACAGTGCAAAGCTTGAGGAACACTCTTATGTCCACAATACTCACAGCTTCTATAACCATTCTCATTAACTTGGGTTTGGCAGCTTTGAGCAACAACACCTACAATGCTAGCCATCTCTTTAGCAGTGGATTTTTTGGATCCAAGTCAGATGAAATCTTTGTTTTGAAGTATGGATCAACATCACTTTGTTTGGTGATGAGCTTCCTATTCAGTTCCATGGCCATAGGGTTTCTGATTGATGCCAATTTTCTGATGAATGCATATGGGGAGTTCTTGTCAGGGGGTTACACAGAAACCATATTAGAAAGAGGATTCACCTTAGCTCTTGTGGGAAGTAGGGTGCTTTGTGTTGCTGTTCCTTTGATGCTGTGGATGCTGGGTCCAGTGCCAGTACTTGTGGCTTCCTTGCTCTTGGTTTTTGTTCTTCATGAGTTGGACTTTGTCTGCAAATTCCCTCACAAACATAACAAATGTATTGTTGCAAAATAG
- the LOC137823779 gene encoding probable WRKY transcription factor 70 isoform X1: protein MDNLGVSTSRMKAIEELLRGRDSAKQLSSVINGSGENGSSANPKKLVKEVLMSFTKSLLLLNSDPTSESHDVSSVQVWDSLKQEDSQESNCKNSTVKSRRGCYKRSRMEQLREMESEAPIDDGHQWRKYGQKEILNAKFPRNYYRCTHRDQGCSAKKQVQRVEEDPILYKTIYHGDHTCKSLENPQIILDPVSPSSSSMFLSFNSLENPVFNSSFPTPSKQECPFLSSSFTSSVKRECKEEVIPPSTSSNDYLISSDLTFDDSPRHVTLSSSTLDSEYKGVDISDVLYDSAQLDHVFEPFLQFR, encoded by the exons ATGGACAACCTTGGCGTTTCTACGAGTCGTATGAAAGCAATTGAGGAGCTTCTCAGAGGCCGTGATTCTGCTAAACAACTCAGCAGTGTCATCAATGGTAGTGGTGAAAATGGGTCTTCAGCAAATCCTAAGAAACTCGTGAAGGAGGTGCTCATGTCCTTCACCAAGTCCCTCTTGCTCTTGAACAGCGACCCCACTTCTGAATCTCATGATGTCTCCAGTGTTCAAGTTTGGGACTCTCTCAAACAGGAGGACTCTCAAGAGAGCAATTGCAAGAATTCCACCGTTAAATCACGAAGAGGGTGTTACAAGAGAAG CAGAATGGAACAATTAAGAGAGATGGAGTCAGAAGCTCCAATCGATGATGGCCACCAATGGAGGAAGTATGGTCAAAAGGAGATCCTGAATGCCAAATTCCCAAG GAACTACTATAGGTGCACTCACAGAGATCAGGGTTGCTCAGCAAAAAAGCAGGTGCAAAGAGTTGAGGAGGATCCAATCCTGTACAAGACCATCTACCATGGTGACCACACCTGCAAGAGCTTGGAAAACCCTCAGATTATACTTGACCCTGTgtctccttcatcttcttccatgTTCCTTAGCTTTAACAGCTTGGAAAACCCTGTGTTTAACAGCTCTTTTCCTACTCCATCCAAACAAGAGTGCCCCTTTCTCTCATCTTCTTTCACTTCATCTGTCAAAAGGGAGTGCAAGGAGGAGGTTATTCCTCCCTCAACTTCCTCCAATGATTACCTCATCTCTTCTGACCTCACCTTTGATGATTCACCCAGGCATGTCACTCTATCATCATCAACACTTGACTCAGAGTACAAGGGTGTGGACATTTCAGATGTCCTCTATGATTCTGCACAACTTGATCATGTCTTTGAACCCTTCCTTCAATTTAGATAA
- the LOC137823781 gene encoding uncharacterized protein: protein MIFFSKEFQTADKVSDSTMQTLEQLYKGWPIPSLPLSSRFEFGDSEKKNKIVMQETVKVGESMEKINISPFEVALIVDDYLCANNLFQTRATFRMEASSLFAASPLIQPSNTSADYNLDIILADYICLRRQKIILDQEMCAITQEKSRVQKLLDDMHNAVNTYNVFHSPIPMDVSSGVCTATTAYVQNTCNVLPQQSTKRKNSEAEPTIAKRPRGRPPGKKNQFRALNTLPLSRTQPQSTNSSILETQTTKQFFQPAVTTCNENVVSHCQNSKVMVDPEKEITYKDSLHISPINSDTNKQYIASPIPQSLENSIPNEVSNLHKETQNHQSDMNLSSIDFDLDVGYWSNLSFEDKKFLDDLFSDYQPPSTHSEGNA, encoded by the exons ATGATCTTCTTCTCCAAAGAGTTTCAAACAGCAGATAAAGTATCCGATTCAACGATGCAGACGCTAGAGCAGCTATACAAGGGTTGGCCGATCCCCTCCCTTCCACTCTCATCAAGGTTTGAATTTGGTGACTCTGAGAAGAAGAACAAGATTGTAATGCAAGAAACAGTGAAAGTGGGAGAATCCATGGAAAAGATTAATATTTCCCCTTTTGAAGTTGCATTGATAGTAGATGACTACCTCTGCGCCAACAACTTATTCCAAACACGAGCCACCTTCCGCATGGAGGCCTCCTCCCTCTTCGCCGCTTCGCCACTCATTCAG CCATCCAACACTTCCGCTGATTATAATTTGGACATAATTCTCGCTGATTATATATGTTTGAGAAGACAAAAGATAATCTTGGATCAGGAAATGTGTGCGATCACTCAAGAAAAATCTAGAGTTCAGAAGTTGTTGGATGACATGCACAATGCTGTCAATACTTACAATGTCTTTCATAGCCCAATTCCAATGGATGTCTCTTCTG GTGTGTGTACTGCTACCACCGCCTATGTACAGAACACATGCAATGTACTGCCGCAGCAGTCTACCAAGAGAAAAAATAGTGAAGCTGAGCCTACAATTGCAAAACGACctcgtggcagaccacctgggaagaaaaatcaatttcgag CTCTAAACACGCTCCCATTGTCAAGGACTCAACCACAATCCACCAACTCATCAATTCTTGAAACACAGACAACCAAACAATTTTTTCAGCCTGCTGTTACAACATGTAATGAGAATGTTGTTTCTCATTGTCAAAACAGCAAAGTTATGGTTGATCCTGAAAAGGAAATTACTTATAAAGACAGCCTTCACATTTCTCCTATCAATTCAGATACTAACAAACAATACATTGCCTCTCCTATACCTCAAAGTTTGGAAAATTCAATACCAAATGAGGTTTCCAACCTTCACAAGGAAACACAGAACCACCAGTCAGACATGAATTTATCAAGcattgattttgatttagatGTGGGTTACTGGTCAAACCTCTCATTTGAAGACAAGAAATTTTTGGATGATCTTTTTTCTGATTATCAACCACCTTCAACTCATTCCGAGGGTAATGCATAG